A portion of the Drosophila sechellia strain sech25 chromosome 2R, ASM438219v1, whole genome shotgun sequence genome contains these proteins:
- the LOC6608861 gene encoding uncharacterized protein LOC6608861, with amino-acid sequence MECVLDEELLANIKYSDQEEEDEDGERMEVEEQLPPVDSTVLSASFNGDDSDPLQEAACNFPWIFEDSDMLMNEDQLADVVLKKEDSARPAAPKRGRGRPPNNTGNYTSPCGQLWSVTRSPDISADDLPLLGQQACGKGPARTVSNAVEAWMLLFDDEMLRSLLRHINEQMRKRRTATSVQRPLDVVELRAFLGLSYLCGVFRNARHNGPLDELWTLELGNAIFRASMSLARFESISECLAGNFGWSEGQKLWQRLIINCRSYYGCSSWLAVDETFCAVAKSRMTLCCDARTLYMANAVVSRNQRCPDKDVEQLICDFKTTGRNVTLGSRYLSLTQCEQLAQRQISSLGKLEANSPHWPRQWPTESSLFGGSSKLIPLDGYAVFCCGLSSQVDAVKAYEQTSEACQQFHELSQRFSTTHATPAPLRKQINPFLQLLHFVLNAAAVNAWILLRLSPKGDDAMDQRDFQRQLGLFLTQQRLQRRLQRRSTSTSLVMRLQICEILGQSSQRLLSEATGEAKLTHSVGVLTPDKMSLPLGINLASRYGEKHRRCKPCARNKRGTKSRTRCQQCLQHRCGNHLISRCYECVGILHGQLPEGNMVDEGAT; translated from the coding sequence atgGAATGCGTGCTGGACGAGGAGCTGCTTGCCAATATTAAATATAGCGACCAGGAGGAAGAAGACGAGGATGGTGAAAGGATGGAGGTGGAGGAGCAGCTGCCGCCGGTCGATTCCACAGTTCTAAGTGCCTCCTTTAACGGAGATGACTCCGATCCGCTACAGGAAGCAGCCTGCAATTTTCCCTGGATTTTCGAGGACAGCGATATGCTGATGAACGAGGACCAACTGGCTGACGTGGTGCTGAAGAAGGAGGATAGCGCCAGGCCAGCTGCCCCGAAGCGAGGACGTGGTCGTCCACCTAATAATACCGGAAACTACACATCTCCATGTGGGCAGCTATGGAGCGTGACCAGGAGCCCAGATATTTCTGCAGATGATCTACCCCTTTTAGGTCAACAGGCCTGTGGCAAAGGACCCGCCCGAACAGTGTCCAATGCAGTGGAAGCGTGGATGCTGCTCTTCGATGATGAAATGCTGCGGTCTCTACTTCGCCATATCAATGAACAGATGCGTAAGAGAAGAACTGCCACAAGTGTCCAGAGACCCCTAGACGTTGTGGAGCTGCGGGCATTCTTGGGTCTAAGCTACCTTTGTGGAGTGTTCCGAAATGCCAGGCACAATGGGCCATTGGATGAGCTGTGGACCCTGGAGCTGGGCAATGCAATATTCCGAGCATCAATGTCGCTCGCTCGATTCGAAAGCATTTCTGAGTGTCTGGCGGGAAATTTCGGCTGGTCCGAGGGCCAAAAGCTCTGGCAGCGCCTTATAATCAACTGCAGATCCTACTACGGCTGCAGCAGTTGGTTGGCCGTGGATGAGACATTCTGCGCGGTGGCCAAGTCACGGATGACCCTCTGCTGTGATGCCAGGACACTGTATATGGCCAATGCAGTGGTAAGCAGAAACCAGAGATGTCCGGACAAGGATGTAGAACAACTGATCTGCGATTTCAAGACCACGGGAAGAAATGTAACGCTGGGATCACGGTATCTAAGCTTGACGCAGTGCGAACAGTTGGCGCAGCGGCAAATAAGCTCGTTGGGTAAGCTGGAGGCCAATTCGCCACATTGGCCGCGACAGTGGCCCACAGAATCATCCTTGTTTGGTGGCAGCTCAAAGCTCATTCCGCTCGATGGCTATGCGGTGTTCTGCTGCGGTCTTAGCTCCCAAGTGGATGCAGTCAAGGCATATGAGCAAACCTCAGAGGCCTGTCAGCAGTTTCACGAACTCTCCCAGCGCTTCAGCACAACCCACGCAACGCCCGCACCCTTGAGAAAGCAGATCAATCCTTTTCTGCAACTACTTCACTTTGTGCTCAATGCGGCTGCCGTGAATGCATGGATCCTGTTACGACTTTCGCCCAAAGGCGATGACGCTATGGATCAGCGCGACTTCCAGAGACAGTTGGGACTCTTTCTCACACAGCAGAGATTACAGCGACGCCTTCAGCGAAGATCCACCAGCACTTCGCTCGTGATGCGACTGCAGATCTGCGAAATCCTGGGCCAATCCAGTCAGCGCCTGCTCAGTGAGGCGACCGGCGAGGCGAAACTAACACACAGCGTAGGCGTGCTAACACCCGACAAGATGAGCCTGCCCTTGGGCATTAATTTGGCTAGTCGGTATGGAGAAAAGCATCGCAGGTGCAAGCCCTGCGCTCGAAACAAGCGTGGCACCAAATCCCGGACGCGGTGCCAACAGTGCTTGCAACATCGATGCGGCAACCACTTGATATCCCGCTGCTACGAATGCGTGGGCATTTTGCATGGCCAACTGCCCGAGGGCAACATGGTGGATGAAGGGGCCACCTGA